The nucleotide sequence GCGGTAATTGCCGTCAGCGCGCGGGTGAGGCCCTTGCTTCGCGCTGCAGGATCGGCGCGCTGGTGAGCGAGCAGCGCGCCGCCGAGACCGGCCATCGCCTGCTCGAGGCACAAGTGCACCAGCGCGGCCGCGTCGCTGCCCTGAACCCGGGCGTCGAAATGACTGCGGCGATAGGCTTCGTTGGGATCGGTCAGGGTCAGCATTCTAGTTCTTCTGCGAGTTCCAGGCGTCGATCTGCGATTTCAGAAACGACAGCGTCGATTGCGATGCGCTGATACGGGTATCGGCCTTGGCGAAGCGGGAAACGAGATTGGCGCGCAGGCGCTCCTGCTGGTCGGCGAGCTTGCTGGTGTCCTCGCTGACCTGGGCCGATTGCTTCTGGTACCGTGCGATCGAGCCGGCGATCGAGCCCGGATCGCCGGTGCTCGACGCCGCGCGGGAAATCTTATCGAACGTGGCGTAGACGCCATAGAGACCGGCGGTGAACATCGCCGCGGCCCCG is from Croceibacterium aestuarii and encodes:
- a CDS encoding flagellar protein FliS, with protein sequence MLTLTDPNEAYRRSHFDARVQGSDAAALVHLCLEQAMAGLGGALLAHQRADPAARSKGLTRALTAITALEMGVDRSAPLAGSLLQIYGAARKAVLDSVTNFDPAALETVRQDFGEIDAGLRAARQAA